A stretch of the Melitaea cinxia chromosome 14, ilMelCinx1.1, whole genome shotgun sequence genome encodes the following:
- the LOC123659662 gene encoding uncharacterized protein C16orf52 homolog A, protein MDKLTVISGTLFMAADVFAIVSLAMPDWIITDVGGDTRLGLMWSCITLYNRPQVCFTPDLQPEWLLALICIFIGCICITTTVILLASSHFDRNVIPYARWVGFAAMVVFCLAAVIFPMGFHVDEIGGQPYQLPNSHQVGISYILFVLSLWITVISELFAGKVCLPHF, encoded by the exons ATGGATAAACTCACTGTTATATCCGGAACTTTGTTCATGGCTGCAGATGTTTTTGCAATTGTCAGTCTTGCAATGCCAGACTGGATAATTACAGATGTAGGAG GTGATACTCGCCTTGGCTTAATGTGGTCTTGTATTACATTGTACAACCGGCCTCAAGTTTGCTTCACCCCAGATTTACAGCCAGAATGGTTACTAGCTCTGATTTGTATATTCATAGGATGCATCTGCATCACAACTACTGTTATTTTATTAGCGTCAAGTCATTTTGATCGCAATGTAATACCCTATGCACGTTGGGTAGGATTTGCAGCAA tGGTTGTATTCTGCCTTGCTGCTGTCATATTCCCTATGGGCTTCCATGTAGATGAAATTGGTGGTCAACCTTACCAGCTACCCAACAGTCATCAAGTTGGAATATCATacatattgtttgttttgtcATTATGGATTACTGTGATATCTGAATTATTTGCCGGCAAAGTCTGTTTGcctcatttttaa